A genomic window from Bdellovibrio sp. SKB1291214 includes:
- a CDS encoding Hsp20/alpha crystallin family protein produces the protein MSMRSLSPWSARRPVGSDIFNQFEELFNQFDRGFTPAARETMDFSPSVDIEEKENAYIVTTDLPGFKKEDIKIEMADNVLTISGERIKEAGDKKYSERSYGKFQRTFSLPVHVAADKIEAAYKDGVLEVTLPKAENAKSRSIKVQ, from the coding sequence ATGTCAATGCGTTCATTATCACCATGGTCAGCTCGTCGTCCCGTAGGCAGCGACATCTTTAATCAATTTGAAGAACTTTTTAACCAATTCGATCGAGGATTCACTCCTGCGGCTCGAGAGACAATGGATTTTTCTCCTTCAGTAGACATTGAAGAAAAAGAAAACGCCTATATCGTAACAACGGATTTGCCGGGTTTCAAAAAAGAGGACATAAAAATTGAAATGGCAGACAACGTTCTGACAATTTCAGGCGAAAGAATTAAAGAAGCAGGAGACAAAAAATACTCTGAGCGTTCTTACGGCAAATTCCAAAGAACTTTCAGTCTGCCAGTCCACGTGGCTGCAGATAAAATCGAAGCCGCCTACAAAGACGGAGTGCTTGAAGTGACTCTGCCAAAAGCAGAAAACGCAAAAAGCCGTTCGATTAAAGTTCAATAA
- a CDS encoding DUF4382 domain-containing protein, producing MSNFLSKITVTAGMVFVGACSPQSVSNSASVGSSSLSVDASKQAAVSFKLVDAPNKEIKSVVVDIDHLEVLVAGASKSGRLQLAKGLGPVDLLKLQNGVSLPLQDIVAPDGLQIQQIRLILKDSGHYIVKEDDSICELKTPSAQKTGVKIILTNKVQFEAGHQYNVTVDFDANKSVVLQGNGGCLLKPVLKLISVTKQELPEVIDPQPTVSPSPSASPSPAVSPSPSPEPPVEIITTPDENDSSGDGWDYTPIVDGQEPIVDESQLSEL from the coding sequence ATGAGTAATTTCCTATCTAAGATCACGGTGACAGCAGGGATGGTTTTTGTCGGCGCCTGCAGTCCGCAATCTGTTTCCAACTCTGCGTCGGTTGGGTCGTCATCATTGAGTGTAGATGCCTCAAAACAGGCCGCTGTGAGTTTCAAATTAGTGGATGCTCCTAATAAGGAAATAAAATCTGTGGTCGTAGATATCGATCATCTTGAAGTCCTTGTTGCGGGGGCTTCAAAGTCGGGCCGTCTGCAGTTAGCAAAAGGACTGGGGCCAGTGGACCTTCTTAAATTGCAAAATGGGGTGAGCTTGCCTTTGCAAGACATCGTAGCTCCAGATGGTTTGCAGATTCAGCAGATTCGTTTGATTTTAAAAGACTCGGGTCACTATATCGTGAAAGAAGACGATTCGATCTGTGAATTGAAAACTCCAAGTGCGCAAAAAACAGGAGTGAAGATCATCCTCACCAATAAGGTCCAGTTCGAAGCAGGTCACCAATATAACGTCACAGTGGACTTTGATGCGAATAAGTCGGTAGTTCTTCAAGGGAACGGCGGATGTCTGTTGAAACCAGTCTTGAAGCTGATTTCTGTGACAAAGCAGGAATTGCCAGAAGTGATCGATCCTCAACCAACTGTTTCACCTTCACCAAGCGCAAGTCCCTCTCCTGCGGTCAGTCCTTCCCCATCGCCAGAACCACCGGTTGAGATCATAACAACACCGGATGAAAACGATTCGTCGGGTGATGGTTGGGATTACACTCCAATCGTTGATGGACAAGAGCCCATTGTCGATGAAAGTCAGTTGTCAGAGCTTTAA
- a CDS encoding DUF6635 family protein — translation MDKNIILGTIDETLEEHFANKKEEVTGFVHRHFGLQEALKIQKQSLALDLVYYPLNTLWSVPYLTLKKVAETLDKLGWGRANKLVKHIPASFKTRYQKSAERILLTELLNSSQADVFASLEAKLHLRRYFSGAEFEDLQRKVSAVYTEEVDKFSSAQVLVTDLIATFLTVCAGKLFFHNSSLGVAGMGSKIARKFANDDAAERFFLGKKAGSAFYSVFPVAPTQTQIYMATIGIGLLLTVMSIAVAAFSDPVRKSLGIQDYKLRGLLTSLEQNLYQLFKEEIKSKVKRETFKTAA, via the coding sequence ATGGATAAAAACATCATCTTAGGCACCATTGACGAAACTCTTGAGGAACATTTCGCAAATAAAAAAGAAGAAGTGACGGGATTCGTTCACCGTCACTTCGGTCTTCAGGAAGCTTTGAAAATTCAAAAACAGTCATTGGCATTAGACTTGGTTTACTACCCACTGAATACCCTGTGGTCGGTTCCATATCTTACCCTTAAAAAAGTAGCAGAGACTTTAGATAAGCTTGGGTGGGGACGTGCCAACAAGCTTGTTAAACATATTCCTGCAAGTTTTAAAACGCGTTATCAAAAATCTGCGGAAAGAATATTACTGACAGAACTTTTAAATAGTTCACAAGCCGACGTCTTTGCCTCGTTAGAGGCCAAGCTGCATTTAAGACGTTATTTTTCGGGGGCAGAGTTCGAAGACTTGCAAAGAAAAGTTTCTGCCGTTTATACCGAAGAGGTCGATAAATTTTCTTCGGCTCAGGTGTTAGTTACGGACCTGATCGCGACTTTTCTGACGGTCTGTGCTGGAAAACTTTTCTTTCACAATAGCTCTTTGGGTGTGGCAGGAATGGGCTCAAAGATCGCACGAAAATTTGCCAATGATGATGCCGCTGAACGATTCTTTCTGGGAAAAAAAGCGGGCTCTGCGTTTTACAGCGTTTTCCCCGTGGCTCCCACGCAAACACAAATATACATGGCCACGATTGGTATAGGACTGCTATTGACGGTGATGAGTATCGCGGTTGCTGCTTTTAGTGATCCCGTGCGAAAGTCTTTGGGTATTCAAGACTACAAATTGCGGGGATTGTTAACCTCTCTGGAGCAGAATTTATACCAGCTTTTTAAAGAAGAAATTAAATCCAAAGTAAAACGCGAAACCTTTAAAACGGCTGCATAG
- the hutI gene encoding imidazolonepropionase yields MILIRDISTLLTMAGAAANEGRRVTEADLGISQRQAILIDKGVIQWIGASGKVPKQYAKSKIKEVNAKGLTVLPGFIECHTHLIYAGNRAAEFEMRNQGVSYQEIAAKGGGILSTMKNTRQSSIAELVRTGQERMDHFVSQGVTTVEIKSGYALNLKDELKVLQSVQKLEGARTVATFLGAHALPPEFKTYESYLQHLGDVVLPQVKKKKLASRVDVFIEKGFFPLEESEKYLRKAQALGFDVLIHADQMTLSGGADLAVKLGALSGDHLLQITQKEIKNLANSNVTCVMLPAADLYTKTNYPKAKELIEAGARVALATDFNPGTSPTQDLNLVGLLARLEMKMTLPQVIGAYTVGAAHALNMHKELGSLEVGKSADILCIDQSWDCLFYSVGERPKKMVFSRGKKIYDSL; encoded by the coding sequence ATGATTTTAATTCGTGATATTTCGACATTGTTGACGATGGCGGGGGCCGCCGCAAATGAGGGCCGCCGCGTGACTGAGGCTGATTTGGGTATTTCCCAAAGGCAGGCGATTTTGATCGATAAAGGTGTCATCCAATGGATCGGTGCTTCCGGTAAAGTTCCGAAGCAGTATGCGAAGTCTAAAATCAAAGAGGTCAACGCCAAGGGTTTGACTGTGTTGCCCGGATTCATCGAGTGCCACACGCATTTGATTTATGCCGGTAATCGCGCCGCTGAATTTGAAATGCGCAATCAAGGTGTTTCGTATCAAGAGATCGCTGCGAAGGGCGGCGGTATTTTGTCGACGATGAAAAACACTCGTCAATCTTCCATCGCTGAACTCGTGCGCACGGGGCAGGAGCGCATGGATCACTTTGTCTCTCAAGGTGTCACGACGGTTGAAATCAAATCCGGATATGCACTTAACTTAAAAGATGAACTCAAGGTTTTACAAAGTGTGCAAAAACTAGAAGGCGCGCGAACGGTGGCGACTTTCTTGGGTGCTCATGCTTTGCCACCAGAATTTAAAACTTACGAAAGTTATCTGCAACATCTCGGCGACGTGGTTTTACCGCAAGTGAAGAAAAAGAAGCTCGCAAGTCGAGTGGATGTGTTTATTGAAAAAGGCTTTTTCCCGCTTGAGGAATCCGAAAAGTATCTGCGTAAAGCCCAAGCGTTGGGTTTTGATGTTTTGATCCATGCCGATCAAATGACATTGTCGGGTGGTGCGGACCTGGCAGTTAAGCTTGGGGCCTTGTCAGGTGACCATCTTTTGCAAATCACTCAAAAGGAAATCAAAAATCTGGCAAACTCAAATGTCACTTGCGTGATGTTGCCAGCGGCTGACCTTTATACGAAAACAAATTACCCCAAAGCCAAAGAGTTGATCGAGGCGGGGGCTCGCGTGGCTCTTGCAACAGATTTCAATCCGGGCACTTCGCCGACTCAAGATTTGAATTTGGTGGGATTGCTTGCTCGTCTGGAAATGAAGATGACACTGCCTCAAGTGATTGGTGCTTACACCGTTGGAGCCGCTCACGCACTGAACATGCACAAGGAGCTGGGGTCTTTAGAGGTAGGGAAGTCTGCTGATATTTTATGCATCGATCAAAGCTGGGATTGTCTGTTCTATAGCGTGGGGGAGCGTCCTAAAAAGATGGTTTTCTCTCGAGGAAAGAAGATTTACGACAGTCTCTAA
- a CDS encoding lysophospholipid acyltransferase family protein produces MMNFLQKPNEKIFGLKNLDKDTLIFRVLPRFLLEILRKYFRMEILGAENIPRRGACVIAPNHSGYSGFDAFLLGHIVQQEGKRVPRVLTHHFWFLTETTAIPAQKMGFTEATYENGVNSLKKGNAIVIFPEGEAGNFKPTTKRYQLQEFKRGFVRMALETGSPIVPVVILGAEETHINLKKLKFTKFLKGSVIPLPLNVIPLPAKWRIRFLEPIHLPYKPEAVNDAELVHEIAQDIQERMQAAVEEEINKRGNPFL; encoded by the coding sequence ATGATGAATTTCTTGCAGAAACCCAACGAAAAAATCTTCGGATTGAAGAACCTCGACAAGGACACCTTGATCTTTCGAGTGCTTCCACGTTTTCTGCTAGAAATTCTTCGTAAATACTTTCGCATGGAAATCTTAGGGGCCGAGAACATTCCACGCCGCGGAGCTTGCGTTATCGCTCCAAACCATTCTGGTTATTCTGGTTTTGATGCTTTCTTGTTGGGCCACATCGTACAGCAGGAAGGTAAACGTGTCCCCCGCGTTTTAACTCATCACTTTTGGTTCCTAACAGAAACCACAGCTATTCCCGCGCAAAAAATGGGCTTTACTGAAGCAACATATGAAAACGGCGTGAACTCGCTAAAAAAGGGAAATGCTATTGTTATTTTTCCTGAAGGAGAAGCTGGAAACTTTAAACCAACGACCAAACGCTATCAGCTGCAAGAATTTAAACGTGGCTTTGTGCGCATGGCTTTGGAAACCGGCTCTCCGATTGTTCCGGTGGTGATCTTGGGAGCAGAAGAAACGCACATCAATTTAAAAAAGTTAAAATTCACAAAGTTTCTAAAAGGCTCGGTCATTCCACTCCCGCTGAATGTCATTCCCTTGCCTGCGAAATGGCGTATCCGTTTTTTAGAACCTATTCATTTGCCGTACAAACCAGAAGCCGTCAATGACGCCGAACTGGTTCACGAAATCGCACAGGACATCCAGGAACGCATGCAAGCCGCAGTCGAAGAAGAAATCAACAAACGCGGCAATCCATTTTTGTAG